A stretch of Canis lupus familiaris isolate Mischka breed German Shepherd chromosome 11, alternate assembly UU_Cfam_GSD_1.0, whole genome shotgun sequence DNA encodes these proteins:
- the ALG2 gene encoding alpha-1,3/1,6-mannosyltransferase ALG2 isoform X1, with amino-acid sequence MAEKRGRDPEPGPSPSVLFLHPDLGVGGAERLVLDAALALQARGCSVKLWTAHYDPGHCFADSRGLQVRCAGDWLPRSLGWGGRGAAVCAYVRMVFLALYVLFLGDEEFDVVVCDQVSACIPVLKLARRRKKILFYCHFPDLLLTRRDSFLKRLYRAPIDWIEEYTTGMADCILVNSRFTAAIFKETFKSLSHIEPDVLYPSLNVTSFDSTAPEKLDDLVPEGKKFLFLSINRYERKKNLTLALEALVKLRGRLTSQDWDKVHLIMAGGYDERVLENVDHYQELKKMVQQSDLAQCVTFLRSFSDKQKISLLHGCTCVLYTPSHEHFGIVPLEAMYMQCPVIAVNSGGPLESITHGVTGFLCEPDPVHFSEAMEKFIHEPSLKATMGLAGRARVKAKFSSEAFTEQLYQYVTKLLV; translated from the exons ATGGCGGAGAAGCGGGGCCGCGACCCGGAGCCTGGGCCCAGCCCGTCGGTGCTGTTTCTGCACCCGGACCTGGGCGTGGGCGGCGCCGAGCGGCTGGTGCTGGACGCGGCGCTGGCGCTGCAGGCGCGCGGGTGCAGCGTGAAGCTCTGGACGGCGCACTACGACCCCGGCCACTGCTTCGCGGACAGCCGCGGGCTGCAGGTGCGCTGCGCCGGGGACTGGCTCCCGCGCAGCCTGGGCTGGGGCGGCCGCGGCGCCGCGGTGTGCGCCTACGTGCGCATGGTCTTCCTGGCGCTCTACGTGCTGTTCCTCGGCGACGAGGAGTTCGACGTGGTCGTGTGCGACCAG GTGTCTGCCTGCATCCCAGTGCTCAAGCTGGCCAGACGGCGCAAGAAGATCCTGTTTTATTGTCACTTCCCAGATCTGCTTCTCACCAGGAGAGATTCTTTTCTGAAACGCCTATACAGGGCCCCGATTGACTGGATAGAGGAATACACCACAGGCATGGCCGACTGCATCTTGGTCAACAGCCGGTTTACCGCTGccatttttaaggaaacattCAAGTCGCTGTCTCACATAGAACCCGATGTCCTCTACCCATCTCTCAATGTCACCAGCTTTGACTCCACTGCTCCCGAAAAGCTCGATGACCTCGTCCCCGAGGGGAAGAAGTTCCTGTTCCTCTCCATCAACAGATacgaaaggaagaaaaatctgacTTTGGCACTGGAAGCCCTAGTAAAACTGCGTGGGAGATTGACATCCCAAGATTGGGACAAGGTCCATCTAATCATGGCAGGTGGCTATGATGAAAGAGTCTTGGAGAATGTGGACCACTATCAGGAATTGAAGAAAATGGTCCAACAGTCTGACCTTGCACAGTGTGTGACCTTCCTGCGGTCTTTCTCAGACAAACAGAAAATCTCACTCCTCCACGGCTGTACCTGTGTGCTTTACACACCAAGCCATGAACACTTTGGCATCGTCCCTTTGGAAGCCATGTACATGCAGTGCCCGGTCATCGCTGTTAATTCGGGTGGGCCCTTGGAGTCCATCACCCATGGTGTCACAGGGTTTCTGTGCGAGCCTGACCCAGTGCACTTCTCAGAAGCAATGGAAAAGTTCATCCATGAACCTTCTTTAAAAGCCACAATGGGACTGGCTGGGAGAGCCAGGGTGAAAGCAAAGTTTTCCTCGGAAGCCTTTACAGAACAGCTCTACCAGTATGTCACCAAACTGCTGGTataa
- the ALG2 gene encoding alpha-1,3/1,6-mannosyltransferase ALG2 isoform X2, producing the protein MAEKRGRDPEPGPSPSVLFLHPDLGVGGAERLVLDAALALQARGCSVKLWTAHYDPGHCFADSRGLQVSACIPVLKLARRRKKILFYCHFPDLLLTRRDSFLKRLYRAPIDWIEEYTTGMADCILVNSRFTAAIFKETFKSLSHIEPDVLYPSLNVTSFDSTAPEKLDDLVPEGKKFLFLSINRYERKKNLTLALEALVKLRGRLTSQDWDKVHLIMAGGYDERVLENVDHYQELKKMVQQSDLAQCVTFLRSFSDKQKISLLHGCTCVLYTPSHEHFGIVPLEAMYMQCPVIAVNSGGPLESITHGVTGFLCEPDPVHFSEAMEKFIHEPSLKATMGLAGRARVKAKFSSEAFTEQLYQYVTKLLV; encoded by the exons ATGGCGGAGAAGCGGGGCCGCGACCCGGAGCCTGGGCCCAGCCCGTCGGTGCTGTTTCTGCACCCGGACCTGGGCGTGGGCGGCGCCGAGCGGCTGGTGCTGGACGCGGCGCTGGCGCTGCAGGCGCGCGGGTGCAGCGTGAAGCTCTGGACGGCGCACTACGACCCCGGCCACTGCTTCGCGGACAGCCGCGGGCTGCAG GTGTCTGCCTGCATCCCAGTGCTCAAGCTGGCCAGACGGCGCAAGAAGATCCTGTTTTATTGTCACTTCCCAGATCTGCTTCTCACCAGGAGAGATTCTTTTCTGAAACGCCTATACAGGGCCCCGATTGACTGGATAGAGGAATACACCACAGGCATGGCCGACTGCATCTTGGTCAACAGCCGGTTTACCGCTGccatttttaaggaaacattCAAGTCGCTGTCTCACATAGAACCCGATGTCCTCTACCCATCTCTCAATGTCACCAGCTTTGACTCCACTGCTCCCGAAAAGCTCGATGACCTCGTCCCCGAGGGGAAGAAGTTCCTGTTCCTCTCCATCAACAGATacgaaaggaagaaaaatctgacTTTGGCACTGGAAGCCCTAGTAAAACTGCGTGGGAGATTGACATCCCAAGATTGGGACAAGGTCCATCTAATCATGGCAGGTGGCTATGATGAAAGAGTCTTGGAGAATGTGGACCACTATCAGGAATTGAAGAAAATGGTCCAACAGTCTGACCTTGCACAGTGTGTGACCTTCCTGCGGTCTTTCTCAGACAAACAGAAAATCTCACTCCTCCACGGCTGTACCTGTGTGCTTTACACACCAAGCCATGAACACTTTGGCATCGTCCCTTTGGAAGCCATGTACATGCAGTGCCCGGTCATCGCTGTTAATTCGGGTGGGCCCTTGGAGTCCATCACCCATGGTGTCACAGGGTTTCTGTGCGAGCCTGACCCAGTGCACTTCTCAGAAGCAATGGAAAAGTTCATCCATGAACCTTCTTTAAAAGCCACAATGGGACTGGCTGGGAGAGCCAGGGTGAAAGCAAAGTTTTCCTCGGAAGCCTTTACAGAACAGCTCTACCAGTATGTCACCAAACTGCTGGTataa
- the SEC61B gene encoding protein transport protein Sec61 subunit beta — MPGPTPSGTNVGSSGRSPSKAVAARAAGSTVRQRKNASCGTRSAGRTTSAGTGGMWRFYTEDSPGLKVGPVPVLVMSLLFIASVFMLHIWGKYTRS; from the exons ATG cctGGTCCGACCCCCAGTGGCACTAACGTGGGCTCGTCGGGGCGCTCTCCCAGCAAAGCAGTGGCCGCCCGGGCGGCCGGGTCCACGGTCCGGCAGAG aaaaaatGCCAGCTGTGGGACAAGGAGCGCAGGTCGCACCACCTCAGCGGGCACTGGGGGCATGTGGCGATTCTACACGGAAGACTCACCTGGGCTCAAGGT TGGCCCTGTTCCAGTATTGGTTATGAGTCTTCTGTTCATCGCTTCTGTATTTATGTTGCACATTTGGGGCAAGTACACTCGTTCATAG